From the Cucurbita pepo subsp. pepo cultivar mu-cu-16 chromosome LG05, ASM280686v2, whole genome shotgun sequence genome, one window contains:
- the LOC111795235 gene encoding uncharacterized protein LOC111795235: MEDRKEKVAPWLSVPQFGDWEQKREVPDYSVDFSKIRENRKQHKRDLSRASIGNEEQLMASSATSTTTTTTTDASHFHAHENHQLNHSNTNSPTTRKSILSYFNCCVKA; encoded by the exons ATGGAGGATCGCAAAGAG AAAGTGGCTCCATGGCTGAGTGTTCCACAATTTGGAGATTGGGAGCAAAAGAGAGAGGTGCCTGATTATTCGGTTGATTTCTCAAAAATAAGGGAAAATAGGAAACAGCACAAAAGGGATTTGTCAAGGGCAAGCATTGGCAATGAGGAGCAACTGATGGCCTCATCAGCCActtccaccaccaccaccaccaccacagACGCATCTCATTTTCATGCTCATGAGAATCATCAATTGAATCATTCAAACACCAACTCCCCAACG ACAAGGAAGAGCATACTAAGCTACTTCAACTGTTGTGTGAAAGCATGA